The following nucleotide sequence is from Candidatus Hydrogenedentota bacterium.
GTACCCCAGGTGATGCCCGCCGCCGCCGCCCCGCTGTTCTTCGCCACGCGGTACACAATCAGCCGCGCGTCGTCCAGGGGCACCACCGAGAAGCCGAAGCCCCCTCCCACGGCCTCCATCCGCCGGGCCTCGTCCATGCTCACGCCCATGTAGCCGTCCGGCACCGAGTGGACATACTCGCGCAGGGCGCGGTAATAGGCCTGCGCGTCGTCCCGCGCCTCCGCGTCCGCCATGCGCAGCGAGAAGCGGTCGTAGAGGCTGTCCCAGGAAATTTTCTTCCATTCCGTGAACGGGTACTCGCGGACCAGCCGCCCGTGAAGCGCGTCAAAGGCCTCCGTCCAGGAGAGGGCCGAATAATTGCTCTCCATCGAGGGCGGCGTCTCCGCCAGGGGATTGCGCGGGAACGGCACCCGCAGCCCCACCACCGGCAGCCGCGTCTGGACACAGCCCGAAACCAGCGCCGCAAGGCAGAGCAGGCCCGCCGCGCGGCGCAGGATTCCGGACAGTCTCGCCGGATGGTGGATCATGTGCAATCCCCTGTCTGGATTTGGGTTATCACGGGCGCGGCCGGACCCGGCGCGCCCTTTCCAAGAGCCCGTATTATGCCATGATCCCGGCGCTTGGCGCACCTTTCGCATCAGCCCACCGCCGTGGCATGGTTGTTCCGGGCATGAGTTTCCACGGGCGGGATGCCCGTGCCACTCGTTGGGGAAGATGCAGGCGGGACGCCTGCGCCACTTGTTGTGGCATGTTCTCCTGACCATGGGCACGAGAGAGAACATCTGCGGGGTTAATCTTAACTTTGCGCCAACGTCCGAACAGGCCAAGAAGGTTTGTTCAACCCGCTTTGGGAAAGGCCGTTTCGAGCGCCTGCGCCGTGATGCCGCCGTGGGACGCGTTCCACAGCGCCGCGCCGTTCCTCAGGACTATGGCCTGGGGCGACTGGTGGGTGACTTGGAGGCGCGCGGCGGCCTCCTGCGAGAGGGGGCGGTTCTCAACCACCTTGATGAGCCCCGCCGCCGGGGCGGCGTCCCCGCGCGCGGCAAGCCATTCCTCCGCGCGGCGCAGGGCGGCGGC
It contains:
- the ytxJ gene encoding bacillithiol system redox-active protein YtxJ, which translates into the protein MRELSSIQMLEELLAESAAAPVLLFKHSTRCPISAAALRRAEEWLAARGDAAPAAGLIKVVENRPLSQEAAARLQVTHQSPQAIVLRNGAALWNASHGGITAQALETAFPKAG